The Tenuifilum thalassicum genome includes the window CTTAAACCTGTTTTTCTTTAGTTTTGCGCTAATACCTTAAAACACAAAATAATTGTTTTACCTTTGCAAGTTAATTCACTTAATAAAAAATTATTAATTAATGGCCGATATTGAATTTCTGAAGAAGATGGCGACTCAAGTTCGCCGTGACGTGATAAGAATGGTTCATAAGCCATCGAGTGGGCACCCTGGTGGTGCATTGGGTTGTGCCGATTTTTTTACTGCACTATACTTTGAGGTGCTCAACATCAACCCCAACAACTTCACCATGGATGGTATAGGTGAAGATATTTTCTTTCTATCTAACGGACATCTCTCTGCAGTTTGGTATAGCGTATTAGCCCGTAAGGGTTATTTCGACAAGTCGGAGCTTTCAACTTTTAGGCTAATAAATTCTCGCCTGCAGGGACACCCAACTACCGCAGAGCACCTCCCTGGCATACGTATTGCTTCGGGTTCTCTTGGACAAGGGCTTTCTGCAGCTTGTGGCGCTGCATTGGCCAAAAAACTAAATGGCGATAAAAATTTAGTTTACACCCTCCATGGCGATGGTGAACTTCAGGAAGGTCAAATCTGGGAGGCTGCCCTATTTGCAGCAGCAAAAAAAATCGATAACCTAATTGCTACTATCGATTATAATGGCAAGCAGATTGACGGTCCCGTTGATGAGGTGGTTACCCTTGGCGACCTGAAAGCAAAGTGGCTATCGTTTGGATGGGAAGTTCTGGAAACAAACGGGAATGATATGGAACAGCTCCTATCTACTTTTGAGATAGCAAAAAGTAAAACAGGCAAAGGGAAACCCATCGTTATACTTATGCGTACAGAAATGGGAATGGGAGTGGATTTCATGATGGGCACCCATAAATGGCACGGAAAAGCCCCTAACGATGAGGAGTTTGGACGTGCTATGGCGCAACTACCCGAAACCATTGGCGATTTTTAGTATCAAAATA containing:
- a CDS encoding transketolase, with protein sequence MADIEFLKKMATQVRRDVIRMVHKPSSGHPGGALGCADFFTALYFEVLNINPNNFTMDGIGEDIFFLSNGHLSAVWYSVLARKGYFDKSELSTFRLINSRLQGHPTTAEHLPGIRIASGSLGQGLSAACGAALAKKLNGDKNLVYTLHGDGELQEGQIWEAALFAAAKKIDNLIATIDYNGKQIDGPVDEVVTLGDLKAKWLSFGWEVLETNGNDMEQLLSTFEIAKSKTGKGKPIVILMRTEMGMGVDFMMGTHKWHGKAPNDEEFGRAMAQLPETIGDF